The proteins below are encoded in one region of Aeromonas veronii:
- a CDS encoding GNAT family N-acetyltransferase, protein MRVREAGLADIPALVALRLQLFCELGELASPEADPALARATRDYFTAAMQEGNGRSWLVEVDGEAVACGTLALFVRPPYPGNLSGREAYLLNMYTRPDWRKQGMARALLEAMTRCARALKLGKLWLHASEEGRPLYERMGFAGNPDCLEWHPID, encoded by the coding sequence ATGAGGGTACGCGAGGCCGGACTGGCGGATATCCCCGCCCTGGTGGCGCTGCGCTTGCAGCTGTTCTGTGAACTGGGGGAGCTGGCCAGCCCCGAGGCCGATCCTGCGCTGGCGCGGGCGACCCGGGATTATTTCACGGCCGCCATGCAGGAAGGCAACGGCCGCTCCTGGCTGGTGGAGGTGGACGGAGAGGCCGTGGCCTGCGGGACCCTGGCCTTGTTCGTGCGTCCCCCCTATCCCGGCAACCTGAGCGGGCGAGAGGCCTATCTGCTCAACATGTATACCCGGCCAGACTGGCGCAAGCAGGGCATGGCGAGAGCGCTGCTCGAGGCCATGACCCGCTGTGCCAGAGCGTTGAAACTGGGCAAGCTGTGGCTTCATGCCAGCGAGGAGGGACGCCCCCTCTATGAGCGCATGGGCTTTGCGGGCAACCCGGACTGCCTGGAATGGCACCCCATCGATTGA
- a CDS encoding DoxX family protein has translation MTEHTIIPADSLWASRIQPALVGAVLLLARLWVALIFLRSGWLKLSAWDSTLYLFEFEYQVPLLPWQWAAYVGTATELLLPLLLVGGLFTRPVAFLLFGFNIMAVVSYPTLWAGGFYDHQLWGWMLLTLVVWGGGPLSLDFWRLERGRQQG, from the coding sequence ATGACTGAACACACTATCATTCCGGCCGACAGCCTCTGGGCGTCGCGTATTCAACCCGCCCTCGTCGGCGCCGTGCTGCTGCTGGCACGGCTCTGGGTCGCGCTGATTTTCCTGCGCTCCGGCTGGCTCAAGCTGAGCGCCTGGGACTCCACCCTCTATCTGTTCGAGTTCGAATATCAGGTTCCGCTGCTGCCCTGGCAGTGGGCGGCCTATGTGGGAACGGCCACCGAGCTGTTGCTGCCACTGCTGTTGGTGGGGGGGCTCTTCACCCGCCCGGTCGCCTTCTTGCTGTTTGGCTTCAACATCATGGCGGTCGTCTCCTACCCCACCCTCTGGGCGGGGGGCTTCTACGATCACCAGTTGTGGGGCTGGATGTTGCTGACCCTGGTGGTCTGGGGGGGCGGTCCCCTGTCGCTGGACTTCTGGCGCCTTGAAAGAGGCCGGCAGCAGGGTTAG
- a CDS encoding HvfC/BufC family peptide modification chaperone, whose product MAPLRRVQQGFAAGLLGDEEAALGLIAPASLPASALLQVYRNNFVLSLSEVLASTYPAVKAMVGEAFFAAAARGFVLAEPLEEGSVMHYGEGFGDWLAGLPTTAALPWLGDLARFEWTLDRTALLPPDPRRWPAQRLAAIPPALWDRLVLRCAGDVLGFESRYPVLAIWQMALHGGAAVEELDSPCWLALKKRPDHRVDPLSLNLPAWQLLQGCRQGQPLATLLGQDPALAEQLPTLVTLDLLVDLELVHD is encoded by the coding sequence CTGGCGCCGTTGCGGCGGGTGCAGCAGGGATTTGCCGCCGGGCTGCTCGGTGACGAGGAGGCGGCCCTGGGGCTCATCGCCCCGGCCAGCCTGCCAGCCTCCGCCCTCCTGCAGGTCTATCGCAACAACTTCGTGCTGAGTCTGAGCGAGGTGCTGGCCAGCACCTACCCCGCCGTCAAGGCCATGGTGGGGGAGGCGTTCTTTGCCGCCGCTGCCCGTGGCTTCGTGCTGGCCGAGCCACTGGAAGAGGGCTCTGTCATGCACTACGGCGAAGGATTCGGTGACTGGCTTGCGGGTCTGCCCACCACGGCCGCGCTCCCCTGGCTCGGGGATCTTGCCCGCTTCGAATGGACGCTGGATCGCACCGCCCTGCTGCCACCGGATCCCCGCCGCTGGCCGGCGCAGCGCCTGGCCGCCATTCCTCCCGCTCTCTGGGATCGGCTGGTGCTGCGTTGCGCCGGGGATGTGCTGGGGTTTGAGAGCCGCTATCCGGTGCTCGCCATCTGGCAGATGGCCCTGCACGGCGGGGCTGCGGTCGAGGAGCTGGACTCCCCCTGCTGGCTGGCGCTCAAGAAGCGGCCGGATCACCGGGTCGATCCTCTCTCTCTCAACCTGCCTGCCTGGCAACTGCTGCAAGGCTGCCGTCAGGGTCAGCCGCTGGCCACCCTGCTTGGGCAGGATCCCGCCCTGGCGGAACAGCTGCCCACCCTCGTTACCCTCGATCTGCTGGTCGATCTGGAGCTTGTCCATGACTGA
- the bufB gene encoding MNIO family bufferin maturase, which produces MNPLIGIGLRPPHYDDLRQTRPAVGWLEVHSENYFERHSQGFEVLAELASHYPVSLHGVGMSLGSADPLDQQHLRQLAALVRDIGPVRVSEHLSWGSIGGRYFNDLLPVPYTRAALTRMSDKIETVQQTLGRQLLIENPSSYLQLPGEMSEWEFLAELARRSGCGILLDLNNLHVSAFNHGFDCADYFAAIDLDAVGEIHLAGYTDKSLPEGHLYIDTHSAPVAPPVWELYRQICARRAIPTLIEWDLEIPPLPVLLGEAELASEIISAAPSMAALAGEASHA; this is translated from the coding sequence ATGAACCCCTTGATCGGTATCGGATTACGTCCGCCTCACTATGATGACCTTCGTCAGACCCGCCCCGCAGTGGGTTGGCTGGAGGTGCACAGCGAGAACTACTTCGAGCGCCACAGCCAGGGATTCGAGGTACTGGCCGAGCTGGCCAGCCATTATCCCGTCAGCCTGCACGGGGTGGGCATGTCGCTGGGCTCCGCCGATCCCCTGGATCAGCAGCATCTGCGCCAGCTGGCGGCCCTGGTGCGGGACATCGGGCCGGTGCGGGTCTCCGAACACCTGAGTTGGGGCAGCATCGGCGGGCGCTATTTCAACGATCTGCTGCCGGTGCCCTACACCCGGGCGGCGCTGACCCGGATGAGCGACAAGATAGAGACGGTGCAGCAGACCCTGGGTCGCCAGCTGCTCATCGAAAATCCCTCATCCTATCTGCAACTGCCGGGGGAGATGAGCGAGTGGGAGTTTCTGGCCGAGCTGGCCCGGCGAAGCGGCTGCGGCATATTGCTCGATCTCAACAATCTTCATGTCAGTGCCTTCAACCACGGTTTTGACTGCGCCGACTACTTCGCGGCCATCGATCTGGATGCGGTGGGGGAGATCCACCTCGCCGGTTACACCGACAAATCCCTGCCAGAGGGGCACCTCTATATCGACACCCACAGTGCTCCGGTGGCGCCCCCCGTGTGGGAGCTGTATCGCCAGATCTGCGCCCGGCGGGCCATCCCCACCCTGATCGAGTGGGATCTGGAGATACCACCGCTGCCGGTGCTGCTGGGGGAGGCTGAGCTGGCGAGTGAGATCATCAGCGCAGCCCCATCCATGGCCGCATTGGCCGGGGAGGCCTCCCATGCCTGA